A stretch of DNA from Hirundo rustica isolate bHirRus1 chromosome 1, bHirRus1.pri.v3, whole genome shotgun sequence:
ATATGAAGGAGCAATTCTTCCTCCCTTGCAAATCATGGATGGTGTTGGCACCTGAATTCCTTAACAAACAACTGTTAGGCATTCATCTTTCTGTGGTAATTTAGACTATCTCACGAGTATACATTTCTAACATTTGCAACATAGCTCTCACattttatgttttgaaataacACAAAATAGAGGATACATTCTAGAACAGTACCACTAGAATAGTTTTGCTTTATGACATTTTCCCTGCATGATGGGTACTCTGCATCTACTACAGTGAATGAATTAGCTGAGTCAAAGTCTCTGAAAAGTACACATTTCTGTTACAGCTCTATAGAACAGAAATCAAGACCATTACTCAATTCCTcgttttttttccagaaaaagaatTCTAGTTATTGAAAGGCTGCCAATCTATTCAATTCTTTCTGCTGAAGTGCAGAAGAAGACCTATGTGCTATGAAGGACTAGCCTGAAATCAAAAATGAGAGAAATCCTTTTGTTTGCTGAACACCATGGATACATCAACATGATACTGTTCTGACCTAAGCAGAACTGCAgaccttaattttaaaaagtgatagGAAACAAAATTGCTGATGAATCTAAACAGAGCTGAAGCCACAGTGTACTGCACCCAAATAACAGGCATGTCTTTTCCTCAGACAAACAACGTGCAAAATGCAATAGATCTCAAACAGCTCCCCTAATAGCTGGTTCACGTATGAGAATGCAAGAGAACCTGATTATCAAAACTCTGTGAAACAAACTTTGGAACTTGCAATTGCCAAAATACGTGGTTTTACTCGTCCTTATCATGgtcttgtggaaaaaaaaagtagcagtTAACACTTCCCTCTATAAGAAGCTGTCAGCATACTATTTTCTTGCTAGGATATTGGAGCATGGATTGAACTCTTGTGGTACAATGAAACAGGGGAACTACACTAATGAGCTCCATTTTAATAGACCAGGTTCCCCCTCTTAAGGACttgaaaaccaaaacacacattttGCTGTATTACTCACTTGCTCATTGCTTCTACACCAGCTTTGGCAGAGGCACTGGGCAACACAAATCCTGAACCACTCTCGGCATAAATTGTTGTAATAGCCAGGAATGCTGCTCCTAGAAGGtgcaaaaacatttaaaaacaacacataACAGAGAAGCCAAACAACTCAGAATATCAAATTCTCAAATTCAGGTAGAAGCAAGCTAAATGGTAGAGAAGTTTTCAACTCAAGTGTTAGGGATGCCTTTTCACTCTGAGCAgtgaaaagacattttaaaaatacagtctttGAAACTTCCTTTTCAagcctttttatttcagttccCTCTTTTGCTCACGTCTTAAGAGTTCTTCCAGATAAGTGCAAACAGCTATCGATTAGGCTTTGAAGGTCTAAGCCCCCAGACTTCTGATAATGAACTTAATGCATGAATTAGTCTAACTGGAGTGAAGGCCTAAGATCTTCCAGTGTTTTTTCAGAAGCTGCCCCAGTCTAGTTGTCACTAAGCAAATACTTTGCCCTAAATTCATCAATTACTGGGgcgggtgtgtgtgtgtgtgtgtggaacaaacaaacaaaaacaaaaaaaccccaaacaatgaaaaaaatcagcattaacAGCTAGGTTTGGCATAATTTCAAATCAACAGTTGAGGGTTTGAGTTAAAATttatgcagaaaaacaaaggttTTTATGAAATTTTCAGAAGCTTTTTCTGTAGCACAGCCAATTACAGACTGAACCTGCATAACTTTTCGTGCTATTATCACAACAAACTCCATTATAAAAGAACTCCTTTCTTTTATATGCTATATTTTATaacagatttagaaaaaaacattctgGAATATAATGGAAATTGCAAGTGCAGTTATTTAACCTTTCTTTTATAGAATCCTGCAAATTATGTCTGATCAATGACTGACATGAGCTTACTGTAGCTGGGAAATGAAGGACAAGGGATGACAGTTCACTGCTTACGTCACAGTAACTAAAATAACTGTTCCACTTActatattttagaaataatttcattagaATAGCTACCCAGGGAGTATTTCTAAACCAATACACAATACTGATAGATTGCACGTAAGTAGAGACTCAggtaaaaaaatacagtaatgtTGACACAAGAGAAACTAAAGAGAACCATAAACAAGCACTAATTGAAATGCCAACAGATACCCAGAAACTGGGGGCCCTGTTTATAAAAAATGAGTCTTCACTGAGAGACTTTGAATGGAAAAATCTACACAGGCAAAAAAGCACAGAACAACTTTGAAGTTATCTACAGATCATTGTAGAATTAAACCACATTGTGTAGAATTAAAccactgacttttttttaaaattcgGGTTAATAGAGGCAAGTTAGGTCAGCCTAACACAGAAACTGACAAATTTACAGCTCTGATATTTAAAGAACACTTCAGCTCACACACAACTTTTATTTCTAAAGCTTGTATTCATAAAATGGACAATAACTGATCAATCTCACGTTGCAGAAATAAGTAACATGCTAGCAGATTGCAAATTCCTTTTAAATACCAGCACAAACTTGCAGTCTAAAAGCAATGAACTTTTACTATTTACTACATTAGACTTAATGTAGGTCACACTGCAGACCTAAAGGATATCCCAGTGTTCTAGAAACAGTCAGATTTGTAGCATCCTCACAGACTGATCTAAAATATTTGCACTAGGTAGCATCACTTTAGAAACTAAGGTTCCTGCTCAAACTAGAAACAACCAagcaagtaaaaagaaaatgaaggcgAGATGACAAACAGGAACACATGACAAACTTGTCATGCAAAAACATGTCTTAAAGAAAGCCTTAAACAAAAAGTCTTATTTACAGAAGGACTCCCCTAGAGGAAGACATGCAAGTAATAGCAAAAGAAATTCACATATTTTGGAAGCTTAGAAGTGAAAGGAAGAGAGACAACATGAAGGTGAATGACATCTGGATTTTGCCAAATTTGGGGATGGAAGTAAGGAAAGTAGCTTTTTATTCAACAAGAGCAAAAACAAGAGCATGTTTGAATTCGTATTTCACATTACTATACGGGCACACTACATGCATGTGGAAGACCATAAGGCAACCTATTTCAATGGTCTGCAACAATGATATAGTAAGTCATAGCTGGGGATGGGTTTCTCATGAGGGAATACCAGCACCAGAATggtggaaattaatttttcatgtgctGCTAAAATATAGTGGGGACATACTTGTATACTAACAAAAACTGTTACAGACCCACTAAAATGACATTAACTTCATATTGTTATATTAAATAGTGTAAGCTCATGGAGTACTTTTTGGAAAGGATTTTGAAGAAAGTCAGCTAATTCAGAGGTTAAAGAAATACAGTGTAAATACAAAAGTAGTATTTCAACACAGTGGCTGTACCTAGAAAACAGGATTCAGAAGTGAGGGCACATGGAAAACCGTAACTATGTCTTACTGGTTTTAAATGAATTTGACATTATATTATTCTGATCTTATAAAATAAACTCACTGTTTTTCAATTTATAACTGGAATGTAAAATTAAAGCAGTTCCTTGTAAATAATCTATGATATAATACAGAAGGGCATACATCACCTTTCCTTTTAAGACAATAATCTGGTTCAATAAATCTTTGACTAAATAGTATATTAAAAGAACTGCTGTATCTTTAAGGTGAAGCTGTGATATTGAATTAAATTTCTAGGTAGTCCAGAATTAATAATTAAacccatgaaaataaaatctaataCTGATTTCAATTTCAAAACTATCTTTCAATTTATCTTAAAGATAATATTCTCTAGTACTATTAGTCAAATAGGACAgctgtaaattttattttactgtaggAGGAAAATTCAAAGGGAAATTCTGACTTCTTgttcatttaaagaaatatcCCATGCTCAGTTCAATGAAATTAACAAACAtagagaaaattcagaaaaaataagaggggtggttttttaacaaaaagctttatttttttaatttaaaaaatgttttacatcTACAACTCTGCAATTAGATTTTTATATTTAGCCTCAGTTGACTCCAAGTCCAGTTGTAAGGCCTGATACTATGATGAAGTAATTGTTAGCCAGATCTACTGTGTGATACATAAGTCCAGCTTTCACTGAAGAAGTTCCTTTCTAGAAGGACGTTAAAAATTGTCTTTCACTTCTCACCTGATTGTATACCTCTTCTCACATGGACTCTCAAAACTGGCTATAAAAATAGTAAGGCAAGGAAAGCAAGTAATACTATGTCACAATgcttaaaatacctttttttactttaatgaGCTCCTTTCCAATTTCCAGAGTTACAAAAGCAGTACCATTAAGTACAATATCAGTTATTGTTTTCCAGGCATTAGCAGAAAGTCGttcagaaggagaaataaagtTTCCAGCTGCATTGTTTATCACAACCTGAAACACACAAAGGGAAAGAGTTAACTAAAAATAACTCTTCTTGAGACAATAGTAAAGAATTTACAAGGAGCTTTTTAGCGTTTCTAGggacaaaagtaaaaatatcctCATCGAATGATGTACGGGGGgcaggggaagagggagaatAATCCATAAGAAATTTTAACATCTACAGCATAGATAAAGTATCAGTTATAGAAAATTAGCTGTATTTCCAAACTACTGTACTGTAAGATGTAGAGGCTGACTTAAGTCACTATTTTCCACAGTGTCTCAAATGCATCCTAACAGAAAAATTTGCCCCCATCAAATTCCAGCATCATGTCTATTTAATATAAAGGATGCATGGGAATAGAAGCAAAAGGCAGCAACCTGATAACTAAAGTCGGGATGAAGTGACTGTTGCATTACAGGAATTCAAATCAGTTGTGCTGAGAGCATTATGATACAGTGTACTGCAAACAACGACTACAAGACTTTTGTTGAATAGATGTACATCCATCCCTTCCTATGAACAATCATCAGGTAGAGGATGCTTTCTCTTCAACGAACTAAGCATCACATTAGCTGCATTTAACCCAAAAACTGTGTAGCCAGATCTAGTGTATTTAATAATATAATGTACTGAAGCAATAAAATGATGTACTATTAATGGAACGGCACCTAATGAAGATATTAGAATTTTCAATTACGAAACACAGCACAGTAACTATTACATGAATGTAAAACTAATAATATACAACAGCCATAAATTATACATATGGACAGCAAATTCAATTTAAAGGCCTCCTTGaaatttgaagggaaaaaaaagaaaaatccaaacaccTTGAGATACTGAGGAGGTTACTCGAATCACTGAATAAATACAGGAGAGACACAATAATAAAACTAGCAAACAATATGTACAATATGATCTTTGAGGTATGTAGGACTGCCAAAATAAACCATGACACAAGAATGATTGCTTTCTAATTGGGAGTAACACTATTGGGAATGgaatgaacaaaacaaagctgGAAGGACTTTCAAGTTACTGCCATTAACTTCTGTCTTTGCAATCTCACCTCACACGCAGTATGGCAGTGAGTGATACCCAGGACTCATAAACCGACATCTCATGTCTGCAACTAAGAGAAAAACTGAATATTCAATTTACTCTGCAGTCTATCTTAAACacacaaaatacattaaattaaagACAAGGTAAATGCTTGTAAAGAAAAAGTCATGGGAAGCAtttattcagaaaattatttgtgcTCTGAAAATGTACTATACCAGAAGAAATCTCCTCCCTCTGTACACACACGTAAAACCTGAAGATCATAATTTTGACTTTGGCCAAAAAAACTACATTAACTAGTAGTCAAAATAACATCCAGAGAATCTTGTCTACAAATCAGGACAGTGAGTTGCCTTATTTCTAGCACTATTACAGCATACAGCTATACAGCTATATAGCATAAATTTCTCTACTTCTTACaacatttaaaattcagtaGGTTCTCTACCACATCTATAGGAAGCTCCTTGTGAGTGCAAATTGTCTACAACACACATACAACAGTTTTAAATTTACAGTAAAGAGTTTTAAATCTGATTATCCTTTACAATGATGCTACATCATCACTTTCTAACAGCCAGCAGAATTCAAGTTATCTCACAAGCAAATCAGAATTTGGTGATTATCACCCTTCAGACTCCACTACATCACCCTCCTCACAATCTGATATaaagagctctgctgctttgtgccaaactattaaaaaatagaTGCTTGGTTTGactgaagacatttttctccattttatgAGAAGTAATCTCCAAGCTGGAACTTTCTTTGTGTACATTAATAAGCTAAGCAAGGACCAAAGAAGACATTTATGGTTACTTCCATTCCTAATTTGTAGGCATTGTTAAGATACAATTCAGTACACACCGGTAAATCACCTTTTCGCGAGGATTTAAGGGCAACACTCCATTTCCTTAATTCAAAGAATCCCTCCAGAATTGTCCCATCATTTAAAACAAGATGTTAGTCCTCAGAGTAaggataaaaatgttttgtctaCTTGGCcactaaatattttaagaacCACAGGAAGAGAGTAACTGGTATGAGGTATAGAGTAACTATGAATGTTAGCTTTACCTTGAAGTACTGCCATTGTTCTGTCTAGTGCCTTTTTACATACCATTAACTTTCTGTCTCAGTAACTTTCTTCATACCTACTCTGCAAAGTATTTTCAGTAAGGAAGAATGAGTTCTTTCCTTTCCTAGAAGACTTACATCAGGATGTCCTGCCACTTGGATTGTTTCAGCAACAGCATTCTTAACTGAAACTGGATCTCTCACATCACATTGGACGGCATGAACCTAGAGAATAATGGAAAGGCAGTTGTAAGACTTAAAAACTGTATCAATGTTAAATTAAACAAGTCGATAGAAgcacacaaatacaaaaaaaaaaaaaaaatcaataaaatctAGAGTATAATACGTAACATATTCATAATTCTGCAAAAACGTACCTTATTCCCTGTTTTAGAGGAAATTTCGTCTGCTGTTCCTTTCAAAACATCCAGCTTCCTAAAAAGAAGTATTAACATCCCTTATGTCAGTTAAAATGCAATTACAATTCAGATTACTAAAACTTCTTTTCTTCGTGGGCAAATATGAACTAAAACTTAAAATATGCATGTGCACATGCAAGTTTctgattttcaggaaaatggaGCTTTAAGATTAAGACTATGTTTAACCACTaactttctgagaaaaaaacttTAAGTAATTTATGGTTAGTGCTACTTTACAGCAACTCAGAAGTGACAATGGTAAGAGACTCTAAAGCAAATCAACATGTGGCAAGCCAGAAAAACATACATGATCATAACAAACTTAGTTTTAATTACTACTCTACTAGTATTATAAGAGACATACATATTcacatttaaaactaaacaaTTAAATTACTGTTAGGATGAATGGCACAACActtctctttattttgatttaaactGAGATTGTTTTTCTAGACTACTGAAGTGCTTCTAGACTGCTGCAGTACTTAAGAGAACTGTAAAAAAATCATAATCAAAGGAAAATCAGGGCTCTTGTTGAAGAAATGGAATGTATTTAATTCTTTATTGTAATTTAAATCTGTATTAAGAGCACCTGTAATAATATTTATTACTGTTCAATACTGTCCACAAAGATTTGTTCTCTTTAAGGTTTTAGTTGAATTTATGCCTACTATTTGAGGCTGTTTATTTTGCTGCTACATTTCATGAAAATGTGCTTAGTTTATTTCTTCCTACTGATTTTCTATACCATCAAACATTTGCAGATAAATCTGCAAGTTTCTAGAATCCACAATATGacattgtaatttaaaaatgtactgcaacagaataaataaaatattttttctggtttgtaaagaagaaaacagatctATTCAGTAGTCAGTACTAAATACAAGTTTTAAAACACCTTCATTAATATTTACCGGCTTGCTATAACACACTTGGCACCTAAACTGGACAAAGCTGCTGTCATCCCTTTGCCAAGCCCAGTACCTCCACCAGTTATAAAGGCCACTTTCCCCTGGAAGGTATTTGGTGGCAACATCACTTTTTGAAGAGGTGAGAAGAATGCAGCTTGTGGTGCACTGCTGTCTTGATACAGTACATTTGGCCCacagctgaaaaactgaaagaaaaaacccagaaaagttagctttttctcctttctgtatGCAGGATTGTTATGCAAGATCAGGTTTTCCT
This window harbors:
- the DECR1 gene encoding 2,4-dienoyl-CoA reductase [(3E)-enoyl-CoA-producing], mitochondrial, which encodes MAAAARLWRCGLRGPRVSGAGRFFSCGPNVLYQDSSAPQAAFFSPLQKVMLPPNTFQGKVAFITGGGTGLGKGMTAALSSLGAKCVIASRKLDVLKGTADEISSKTGNKVHAVQCDVRDPVSVKNAVAETIQVAGHPDVVINNAAGNFISPSERLSANAWKTITDIVLNGTAFVTLEIGKELIKVKKGAAFLAITTIYAESGSGFVLPSASAKAGVEAMSKSLAAEWGRYGMRFNVIQPGPIKTKGAFSRLDPTGTFEKMMIERIPCGRLGTIEEIANLAAYFCSDYASWVNGAVIRMDGGEFVSMAGEFNDLKRVTKEQWDVMEAMIRKTKGS